In Rutidosis leptorrhynchoides isolate AG116_Rl617_1_P2 chromosome 6, CSIRO_AGI_Rlap_v1, whole genome shotgun sequence, the DNA window ACCTACACAAACTATACATGGAGATATACTATAAACGTAATATAAAAGGTATGAAAGTGTAGCATGATTGAAAGAACGGAACAGAGATCGAATGTACTTGCGTGAACAAGCTGAATTGACACAATGGACATTACTGAACATTGCTAGTGACAAAGTACACGGAGTCAATTCATTCAAACAGCGAATCTGTGATTCAACCGATCAAGTTGCATATCCACGAACATAATCTAAACCGATGCCATGATATTAACTGTAACAACTCGTCCTAatacatccggacgaagtccatatcgattataaacgattcacaacagttgattacatcgcgaggtacttgacctctatatgatacattttacaaacattgcattcgtttttgaaaagacaatcttgcattacatctaaggttgacgacatgcataccatttcataatatatcttactataattgacttaataataatcttaatgaactcaacgactcgaatgcaatgtcttttgaaatatgtcatgaatgacttcaaataatatctctaagatgagcaacagcacagcggaagatttctttcatacctgagaataaacatgctttaaagtgtcaaccaaaaggttggtgagttcattagtttatcataaacaatcatttcataactttaatagaccacaagatttcatatttccaattctcataaataaacgtcccatgcatagagacaaaaatatcattcatatggattgaacacctggtaaccgacattaacaatatgcatataagaatatcccctatcattccgggacacccttcggatataatataaatttcgaagtactaaagcatccggtactttggatggggtttgttaggcccaatagatctatctttaggattcgcgtcaattagggtgtctgttccctaattcttagattatcagacttaataaaaaggggcatattcgatttcgataattcaaccatagaatgtagtttcacgtacttgtgtctattttgtaaatcatttataaaagcgcatgtattctcagtcccaaaaatatatattgcaaaagcatttaaaaaaggagtaatgaaactcacctaatgtattttatagtaaaaatacatagaacgtcattgaacaagtatagagttggcctcggattcacgaacctatatcatgtatatatcaacacatatcacatttaatcgactaagtttatttatattatgtaatgtattaagattaatatctttatatatatatataggattatattaaaatatttttttatataactactactttatttggtaaaataatatttataatagaaagttgtaatatttttgtaaaaataaggattctaataataataataaataataatagtgttagtaaaaatgatgataataatatatacaaatcttgataatgataatattaataataatacttaatttaataaatataataataataataataataataataataataataataataataataataataacaacaacaacaataataataataataataataataataataataataataataataataataataataataataataataataataataaaaacgatataatgataataataaaaatgatactaatactaatgttaatgataataataataatttgtattgctttcaaaataataataataataatagtaatcgtagccataataatgatcataatacctatattactaataatattaataatactcctaatacttaatgattgtacttagtaataacaataatgataataatttttaattgtgttaatgatggtaataataataattaacttatccctaattaataataataataaaaataataataataatacttgaaactacctttaaaagctttttccctaaaaaaaattctcagacaaggctcgaacccgcgacctcccgctaacccaccaAACACTCCTAAACCAACTGCTCCAATTCGTTTATACTGAATCAATTCGTAACTTAAATTTATTTAACTCATAAATTTCTGTTTGTTTCTCTTCTAAACTTAGAAcccaatcatcattatcatctatatCATTCGTTCGCCATCTTAATACATCATACATCATTAAGCCATCGCAATTATCATTATCACCATATAATATTATCACCGAAATACAATCATCATATCAATCGGTCCAATTTCTTGAGTCCCATTAATTGTAATCCATCAACGGTTCATAAGCCGAATTAGGAGAATAAAATGAAAGACCCGAGTAGAAAACAACATTCAATGGTCATGGATTaattatcatcatcttatcatgTTCATCATCGTCAAACTATTctatatcatatatcattatcCTAATCTGTACGTACATCGTTAATTATCATCGTTTACATCATCTTGTAATATTACCATCTATTATCTCGATCCATTGAAAAACTAACCCGTGGCTAACAAGACAATAACATGCGGCCAAAACTGAATTTGACAATTCTCGGCCCACTAAGAGACATTAAAGGTCACGATGACCTAATAAAAAAATAAAGGCACTCGGCCAAGTTCCAACACTCATTGTCAAAAAAAAAATCAACGCATGCAAGTTCAATTATTTGTTTAATTGCAAGTTGTCTGCCATTTAGTTCCACCTAGTTCCACAAGTATACTGCCATTTAGTTCCACCTAGTTCCACAAGTCTAGttgtattattatcatatgtaCAAGTTGGAGAGACCTAATTAAATATGTGGTAGAACTTCTTTCTTCATTTGTTTTGTAAGTTTCATGAACCAAAACATAAACGTACCAGTTTCTTGTTTCCTTGCGTCGACCAAAGAGAAATAAAATAGAAATTAATAGAGTAGCAGTAACAAAATAGAAGGCTGCAGGTGGTTATGGTGACCGTCTGATCCAGCAACAGGAGCAGCAGGTTTTGAGGCGGTTTGTGATCATGGTTAAAACAAAACAACAGCGAGTAGCAGCATACAGATAGTGTTGTTTGATGTTGTTGCATATCTAAGAAAATAGCAGCCTTAATTATTGCACAAGTGAAGGTTGTGTTGCTTACGCTAAAGAGAAATATATAAGGGTTGATGAGGGTGGTTTATGATGGTTTTGAAGATGGATTTACAGCATGTTTTTGAGGAGGGTTTATTGTTTATTTACGAAGAGAAAATATAAGAAGGGGTGTAGCAACAACTTATTCTTGAACCGAATCATAAACATACTTTGCAGAAGGGATTGAAGAAAAAGATATTgggtttttttctgttttaatttcgatGTTTTGGTTGAAAAATGTGATAGCAGGTAGTTGTGTAGCAACTAAGTAACATCATTACAGCTCATTTGATTCTAATTACACTTTGTTTGCTAGCTTGATTTACACGACAGTTTGTACAATTTGAAACAGGAGAAGAAGAAAATAATAACAGATCCAATTTTCTAATATGACTCGTACACTAATTGATTATGTCATTCAATAATTTTAGGTAGAAAACAAATTGGTTACAGTTTATGATTGGGATAAGAACTGATTATTGGTctctgtatatatattaatacataggatttatatcattaagtattatatacagtatatacatttatatatatatatatatatatatatatatatatatatatatatatatatcgtataatatACTTGTACAATTCAGTAtatctgttttatatatatatatatatcttaatttatgtattataattaatcttctataataataatattactcataatattatgaataataatagtaacaatataatagtaataataacaataacaattatattattaatgataataataataataactataaaatttatactaatgattttaataatgttaataatattaattataatattactaataataataataatgaagataagagtaattataaaataataataatattattattgatgatactattaataatactaattacgatAATATATATATGGTCGAAGGCTAATTGCATATattaacacagttcaaagtttttgagatttcaatatcacagactttgcttatcgtgtcggaaacatataaagactaagtttaaatttgatcgaaaatttccgggtcgtcacattaaccgACCTCGGTACGATTGTTGGATGGTGTAATGAAGGAAATGGAATTAATTAGCCATTGATGCCAAACTAAAGATGTATTCCTTAACCTTTTATAAATTCAATTGAAGCTTGAAAGTTGAATTTCCGAAATGATCATGTTGGGCATCCATTCTTTATTCCTAAAGACCTTGGCATTTCGATACTTCCAAATTGTATAACAAGCAATCCATTTTGATGCTTGCCAAATTGTTTTGCCGATTGATGTGGAAGGAGGGTTTTGGTCGGAGATGAGTGCATCGTTTAAGTTTGAGACATTTATAAAATGGAGGTTCCACCATTTGAGAAAAGAAATCCATACATTTTTGACATGGTGACATTTCGTTAAAGCATGTTCCAGATTTTCAACGTGATCATTACAAAGTGGACATAAGGTAGTGTTGAGATCGATACCTCGCTTGTCAAGTTCCGAACGAGTAGGAAGTCTACCCATTTTCTCTTTCCAAGAAAAAATATTAATCTTTTGAGGAATTGCTTTGTTTCTAACAGTATCTTTGAAGATTGTTTGTGTGTTCAGCTTTTTGTCGTCGACTATGCCGGTTAGTATCTTTGTCCCAAACGAACCATTATTATCAAGAAGCCATTTCCAGGAATCTTCTTTGTCATTTAATGAAGCTGTAGAGATGAGGTTGTTAAGATCAATAAGTTCATATTCTATTCTCCCCCTTGGGGCTCTggtctgaaatgccccgttcatatacattataaacgattcacaatagttgattacatcgcgaggtatttgacctctatatgatacattttacaaacattgcattcgtttttaaaagaaaaactttctttatatcgaaagttgacggcatgcataccatttcataatatatccaactataattgacttaataataatcttgatgaactcaacttctcgaatgcaacgtctttcgaaatatgccatgaatgactccaagtgatatccttaaaatgagctaatgcacatcggaagttttctttaatacctgagaataaacatgctttaaagtgtcaaccaaaaggttggcgagttcattagtttatcataaacaatcatttccaataatataatagaccacaagatactcatagttagaaaacaatctgtgcaggtctactcctgctgtaaaatcattcatatgaagaacaccgaaacttttcaaacaactcaccagcGATAGCTAATGTGAGACgaccgtcctaatctataaggacgaatacaataacatatgattacatcgcgaggtacttgacctctatatgatacattttacaaacattgcattcatttttgaaagacaaactttaattacatcgaaagttgacaggcatgcataccatttcataatatccatctataaatgatctaatctgtcatttacttaaccataatctttactgaactcaacgacttgaatgcaacgtctattgaaatatgccatgaatgactccaagtaatatctttaaaatgagcaaatgcacagcagaagatttctttaacacctgagaataaacatgctttaaagtgtcaaccaaaaggttggtgagttcattagtttatcataaacgatcattttcatcattttaatagaccacaagaatttcatttccagttctcataaatatacgtcccatgcatagagacaaaaattattcatatggtgaacacctggtaatcgacattaacaagatgcatataagaatatcccctatcattctgggaaatccttcagacatgataaaataacatcgaagtactaaagcatccgctacaacggatggggtttgttaggcccaatagatctatctttaggattcgcgtcaattagtagactggtttactaattcttaggttaccaagtaaaaggggcatattcggcttcgatcattcacccatataatgtagtttcaattacttatgtctatttcgtaaaatatttataaaaattacgcacgaattctcagcccaaaaatataaagggtaaaaaggcaaatgaaactcacctagtgtattttatagtaaaaatacatatgataatattgaacaatgcagggttggcctcgaattcacgaacctatatcatttgtatatatattaaaacatataaatgtagtcgaacaaatttattcttagtttatatatcttatatatttaatttgtaataaatgtattcttatttagaagatatttatttgttataataatattgttaatatgaagataataataataacattttgttattatattaatatagatgttaataaataaataataataataataataataataataataataataataataataataataataataataataataataatgatcataataatatattagtaataatattaatgatttaatgataataataataatacttaattattcatttaaatcatatcttaattataattttaatcattctcatTTTAACATTTGtatttatactttttatttttatacttataaccttacCAATAATCCTACATtcataatcttaattatattattaatggtaaaatcaatatcaatattaatgtattaataataataataataataataataataataataataataataataataataataataataataataataataataataataataataataataataataataataataataatcatagaacTACCTTAAAAGGGAAAGCTTCCAAAAATAACTGCCTTTGcttgggctcgaactcgagacctctcgcttaacactaACACTCCTAACCAATGGTCTGTTTATTGTTTTTCTCTTTTAACTCCATGGATTAAAGTATATAACAAGTATATCTGActgtttcttcatcttcttctattCTAAAAACAATATGTTACAACCCCGGTTCGAACCCGAGATCTCTCGCTAACCATACATATCCACCAAACCAATGAACCACTCGATCCATTCTTGTAATTACTCATTCGTTTAATAATTTAACCTATGCTAAACTGTTTATCATCTTCAATCATACGCACCATCTTAATCGAGTATTATTATCATCTCCCTATACCATTATGATCTTCAATAATCATCAACATTATCATGCTTGTAGTCTCGGCCCAATGAATTTCGGCCCAATACTCACTCACTTCACGGCCCAAAATAGATAGGAGTTATTTGGCCTAGAAAAACCCGATTCTAAAACAGCTAGGTTGATTAATTAGTTGGTATAACATCATGGAATCCAGCACATCATTTACCAAATAATTAAATGGGTCCTTTGTTTAGTGGTTGGCAATATATAAAGGGAAAACAAAAAAAAACGTGCAGTATTAATCATCATGTATCATCTCAATAATCATCTTTACGGATTTATCATCATCATTGTATATCATCTTCCTTCCCCATTATCATTcaacaaaaataaaataataacATACAGCAGCAGGTACACACGTACAAGATGATGTGATAGTGGTTGTGGAGGTTTCATAGCTATTCACTGTATCAAAAATGAAAACGAAGGGAGCAGCAGCAAGGGAAACGATGGAGATGGTTTAAAACGGAAAATAATATACAGCAGTAATAGCGATGATAACGAAACAAGAACAAACGTACATATGCAGCAGATTACTGTTCTTCATCATCGTTATTGCTACAGTACATtatcgttttaaaaaaaatatagaaagtttTGGTTTAAAGACGGTTGTGTTGGTTATCCTCTTCGATCAGAACCAGAAGAAAACGACTATCAAATTAAAAGGGTTCGTGGTGGTGATTGAGGTGTGATGGTGGTTTGATGGTGGCGTGTAGGGGTGGTTGTCTGAGTAGTGGTGTTGTGATGTGGCTGTTTGTTTCACGatcgaaaacaaaaaaaaaatgttgcaGGAGATCGATGGTGATGGTACACAGCAGTAGCTTCAACGAAAATGAGCTGCAGTTTAGTGGTGGTTTTTGGATGGTCATAGACAACTAAAAAAAATGGCGGTTAAAGTGTGGTTTGGAGATTTTGATATTTAGAAGTGAGAGTGTAAAAGATGATTGTTATGTGTTTCGAACGAAAACACAAACAGAATTATAAAAGTGTTTCGATTGTTATGGTATCGTGGTGGTGATCTAGCAGTGGTTGTATATGATGAAAGGTGGTGGATGATGGTGCCATGACCGAAGTCAGTGATGGTTGTAATTGATGGTCGATGGGTTTGAGGTTCATGtatcatatgtatatacatatacatgagaGAAAGAGAGAGTGATATTTCTATATTATGTTCATATAAAATAGGATAGTGGTGATGCTAATCAAGAACAGTAACAATACCTTAAGTCCGTGAAGTTTAATTGTTTGAGAGCTACCGACAGAATTTCATGGATatcatatcgtgtccattgctaaacagttaatacataaaagtgttcctaaaaatcccagatttttagattaaacatatttaattatttcactcattatctgtttgaaacctgataaaaaaggttcgaaaattatttattttctgttccgatttatatgtacggagtactaatatttaaacttaaaaaggtaaaaatacatttaataaatctaaaattttcgtaatcgatttacagttcaacttttattttagatcttcataaacttatattaaatctatatgaacgctaacaaaatgtcaaccgagtattactgacgtttactaattaagatcgaaatcatttatattccctttctatatataaacagttttaaaatagcaaatttaattactaaaacaaatatattatatatttttaaacaaatagatttaatataactttatatatttacaagtagtatttatatacatatttatatatatctatatattcttaaatatagtttccattacatcgcattttattttatttattttacaatataaatcttaataatcatattatataatattccaaaatgtatttcaaattataaatacctatttaaatatatatgttatctatttacaaatagttgttcgtgaattgtcgggagcagtcgaaggtcaaaggttaaatggtatcatgaaatagttccaaaattttcgagactcaatattacagacttagcttatcgtgtcggaaacatataaagattaagtttaaatttgatcgaaaattttcgggtcgtcacataatgcgtagtgcaatgacaaaatcatctcaccgtggttgttaatacaatataattttacaacggtagctagtgcgtagtgcaatgcaaaatcatctcaccgagggtagctaaaacggtagctagtgcgtagtgcaatgcaaaatcatctcaccgttactaactacaaaatcgaatataatacaatacaatacaacggtagctaacgcgtagtgcaatgtgaaatcatctcaccgagggtagctaaaacggtagctagtgcgtagtgcaatgcaaaatcatctcaccgatggtagataatacaatctttatataagtcgaacctctgaatccaaataattctatcatagaatgtagttttgaatatttgtgtctatttcgtcaaacgtttatagaagcagttcatgtattctcagttcaaaaatatgtatctcaaaagcatttagtaaaatagttataaaacagcgcatgtattctcagtcccaaaaatgtaaagagtaaaagggaatcaaatgaactcacaatacaatattttatagtaaaaatattcagacgatgatactgaacaatgcagggttggcctcggattcacgaacctatatcatttgtatatgtattaacacacataatcgtaatcaaataaatatatatatattattttaataatatacttgttaaattatttgttatatagatatagatatatttaatttatatatttaatttaactagtatttatcttttattataacatattaataataataatttatattagggtttatatatgaatatatatatatatatatatatatatatatatatatatatatatatatatatgtatatattaattgatatatgttatatatagcttagttactatcttattaataataaaattatagtgatatgtgatattaatattcttgtaatgtatttttatataaaaatatctatttgtagtaatactaataataataactatgaatataacaattttactactaatgataataatgataataagtttaattataactatactaataatcatattatcaataataatgattttattactaatacttttgttgataataacaatattaatactaataatttataagatgatactaataataatatttatgatggtaatttgtattatgttcacaataatgataataataataataatgatcataattaaaataataataatacatatgttaatatcagtaataataataacaataatactaagtaatgataataatattagtaataataataacaaatttaacaataataattaacactagcaataataatcacaatcataataataataataataataataataataataataataataataataataataataataataataataaactaccttAGAAATCCCTTAAAAAAATGCACCAAgctgggatcgaacccgagacctcacgctcacACACAACACCATCTAACCACTGAACCGATCTGTTGCTCTGAGAATCTAACCCATCTATATTTATTTATCCCTTACATAATTGGTTCAattttcttcttcctcttcttcataCAATCGAACGACCAGTGATGAAAATCAATCATTCATTAAGTTAAATTAAAATCTGAATCAAACTCATAAATTTAAATTGGAATAATCCGTAATGGAAAGGTTTTGTAAaaacaaatataaaaaaaaatatacagcaTAGCTGCTGTCGAAcaaaaacacaaaaaaaataaTATTGATTTTGCAAATTGGAAACGTTATAGACTAAGTTTACAACACGAAATAGCTTATAAATCCTTCCTAGAAACTATATGTAACATCAATTGATCCAAAATCTTTGAAAATTCGAATTCTTCAAAGAACAACTCGTTTTGACTTTTTACATTAtaactttgactctgaaattaaACATCAATTTGAGAAATTTGATCATGAAATTTTGCAGACAGTTTGGTTTAAGGATTCCCAACACAACTACAATTttacatttttataaatgattcgatatcaagatttaaaaaaaaaatacgcaGACAGGGGAAAAGAGAAAAGAAGAACAAAAATCTGTTTTTGTTTCTATAAGTTTCACATTTTCCTTATCAAAACAGAAGAGGATTTATATTACAAAATTCGAATAATTGATTCAGTACAATAGTTGATCAATTTCTTGTAGGGTTGATATGTCTCGATCATTAACACGGGCGTAAcagaaacaaataaataaataaaaaactgatGGTGATATAAGTAAATAAATAAGACGcgtaatatatatcatattatatatctgtatttatatacgaagtatttgtatttgtatttatatttatatatatgtatatgatgtattataattaatcttattacttaacaaatataacaataataatattactcttaatgttataaataataaaaaaaatttaataatattctagtaatgataatattattattaattataataataataataataactataaaatttataaccataatattaataataataataataataatactgattataataatactaatattattattgatagtaatattaatactatagCAATTCATATatttcaaacttcatatctatatcatatatattatattagtacaaataataatattaatattaatataaataatagtgagagtaataataataatattgatataatactatatttaattttgtagttatatattattaactatgtaatatttaataatcatttaatatattatataataacttttattgaatatttatcatttataaattttatatatcatgatatatatatatatatatatatatatatatatatatatatatatatatatatatatatatatatatatatatatatataataattatacctataacttatattatacatatatagattcatttttaattacacttACTTATCTTGTATCCTATTTTAAATATTGAATTCAAAtgttaaatttatattttttatagtttaaatttattatatatacttacatttatatacatatatgtatacatatttatttacaaacaattgttcttgaatcgtcgggaatagtcaaaagtcaGATGATCTCATAAAATAGTTCAAGCATtttaggactcaacattacagtctttgcttatcgtgtccagatcaaatataaagattaagtttaaatttgttcagaaatttttgggtcgtcacagtacctacccgttaaagaaatttcgtcctgaaatttgatcgagatcgtcatggctagctATTAGaatattttcctgacgaatatgagttgataaataaagttttatcatcattaagtaatatggataaaacaatttgattaagtgaagagtactagtgaagctatcgcaaaagagtgaaattagtaaatgcagatttgtcttaaccggtgatgtagttacggttgaattccgaaattcaaggaattaaaggaaatcttctaaatctataagatctgattcttcgggatttaagg includes these proteins:
- the LOC139854680 gene encoding uncharacterized protein, with the protein product MYMNGAFQTRAPRGRIEYELIDLNNLISTASLNDKEDSWKWLLDNNGSFGTKILTGIVDDKKLNTQTIFKDTVRNKAIPQKINIFSWKEKMGRLPTRSELDKRGIDLNTTLCPLCNDHVENLEHALTKCHHVKNVWISFLKWWNLHFINVSNLNDALISDQNPPSTSIGKTIWQASKWIACYTIWKYRNAKVFRNKEWMPNMIISEIQLSSFN